In Candidatus Aegiribacteria sp., one genomic interval encodes:
- the rpsT gene encoding 30S ribosomal protein S20, which translates to MARSKQSLKRRRTDAVKAKRNRSKMRELRSAIRNIKESDTPEDRDKAMRKAQSLIDKASKKRLLHPNKASRLKHSIM; encoded by the coding sequence TTGGCAAGGAGTAAACAGTCACTTAAACGCCGCAGAACCGATGCGGTCAAGGCAAAAAGGAACCGCAGTAAAATGCGTGAACTCAGAAGCGCTATCAGAAATATTAAAGAATCTGACACACCTGAAGACAGGGATAAGGCCATGCGCAAAGCCCAGAGCCTTATAGACAAAGCATCTAAGAAACGCCTTCTTCACCCCAATAAGGCAAGCAGGCTCAAACATTCCATAATGTAG
- a CDS encoding glucose-1-phosphate adenylyltransferase, which produces MKRIIAVILGGGRGSRLFPLTRDRSKPAVPIGGKYRLIDIPISNCINDQIRHILVLTQYNSESLNRHVARTYRFDRFNHGFVSIIAAEQTDENREWFQGTADAVRKSLKYISNQYPDLVLILSGDQLYRMDFNEFARYHESTGADITIATKPVSAAEAPSLGIMKVRGDGIITKFKEKPSEDELDELKSTQEGIGTSRPYLGSMGIYMFSPDILEEVLSKEPDVIDFGNEIIPHSIGSYRVASHTFNGYWSDIGTISSFFQANLDMAGPDPDFDMYTSFSPLYTRARALPGARIDNCVLNNTIICDASDVSGVSFNECIVGLRGKVRKGTVMDKCVFMGSDYWEGHYLDPRNINSEILPLGIGENCFIKNAIIDKNVRIGKGCRLENKEGIQEYSSELFCIRDGIIVIPKDTILDPGFVI; this is translated from the coding sequence ATGAAACGGATTATTGCTGTAATTCTCGGAGGAGGAAGGGGATCCAGGCTTTTTCCCCTTACCCGTGACAGAAGCAAGCCTGCTGTTCCGATAGGCGGCAAGTACAGGTTGATAGATATTCCCATCTCGAACTGTATCAACGATCAGATAAGGCACATACTTGTTCTAACGCAGTATAACAGCGAGAGCCTTAACAGGCATGTTGCACGCACGTACAGGTTTGACAGGTTTAACCATGGTTTCGTTTCTATTATCGCAGCAGAACAGACTGATGAAAACAGGGAGTGGTTCCAGGGAACCGCCGATGCTGTCAGAAAGAGTCTTAAGTACATCAGTAACCAGTATCCCGATCTGGTTCTTATCCTTTCCGGAGATCAGCTTTACAGAATGGATTTCAATGAGTTTGCCAGATACCATGAAAGCACCGGGGCGGACATTACCATCGCAACCAAGCCTGTTTCCGCTGCTGAGGCCCCCTCTCTTGGCATTATGAAAGTTCGCGGTGACGGTATTATCACCAAGTTCAAAGAAAAGCCATCGGAAGACGAACTGGATGAACTGAAAAGTACTCAGGAAGGAATCGGCACTTCAAGACCTTATCTGGGAAGCATGGGGATATACATGTTCTCTCCGGATATTCTCGAAGAAGTGCTTTCGAAGGAACCTGATGTAATCGATTTTGGTAACGAGATAATACCGCACTCCATAGGATCATATAGAGTGGCCTCCCACACGTTCAACGGTTACTGGTCCGACATCGGTACTATATCAAGTTTCTTCCAGGCCAATCTTGATATGGCAGGTCCTGACCCCGATTTCGACATGTACACCAGCTTTTCACCGCTGTATACCCGGGCGAGGGCGCTTCCCGGAGCAAGAATCGACAATTGCGTACTGAACAATACAATCATATGCGATGCTTCCGATGTCAGTGGCGTTTCCTTTAACGAATGTATTGTGGGTCTTCGGGGAAAGGTACGCAAGGGGACGGTAATGGATAAATGCGTATTCATGGGGTCTGATTACTGGGAAGGCCACTACCTTGATCCCAGAAATATCAACAGCGAAATCCTGCCCCTGGGTATCGGGGAGAACTGCTTCATTAAAAACGCGATTATCGATAAGAATGTCAGAATTGGCAAAGGGTGCAGACTTGAGAACAAAGAGGGTATTCAGGAATACTCTTCGGAACTCTTCTGCATTCGCGATGGCATTATTGTCATACCCAAGGACACCATACTCGATCCTGGATTCGTAATTTAA
- a CDS encoding DUF2089 domain-containing protein, producing the protein MDIGNAKCPECGRSMTPVACECRNCGITMEGNFSASILSQLSPDDQALVIAFVHSFGSIKKIQELLNVSYPTARARIADLINRLDSTMEVTDSIESKVLEKLERGDITFSEAMEEL; encoded by the coding sequence ATGGATATTGGTAATGCCAAATGTCCCGAGTGCGGAAGATCGATGACCCCTGTTGCCTGCGAGTGCCGTAATTGTGGAATAACAATGGAGGGAAATTTCTCCGCATCAATTCTTTCCCAGCTGTCCCCTGACGACCAGGCCCTTGTGATAGCATTCGTGCACAGTTTCGGCTCGATAAAGAAAATCCAGGAACTTCTGAATGTGAGCTATCCAACAGCGAGGGCTCGTATCGCAGATCTTATCAACAGGCTTGATTCAACTATGGAAGTGACAGACAGCATTGAGAGTAAAGTTCTCGAAAAACTCGAACGGGGAGATATCACCTTCTCGGAAGCAATGGAGGAATTGTGA